Proteins from a genomic interval of bacterium:
- the rpmG gene encoding 50S ribosomal protein L33 produces MPRQIIVLACTECRRRNYVTTKSRARHQERLELKKFCKWCGKHTKHRETR; encoded by the coding sequence ATGCCCCGCCAGATAATCGTTCTCGCCTGCACAGAGTGTAGAAGAAGGAATTATGTCACCACAAAGAGCAGGGCGCGCCATCAGGAGCGCCTGGAGCTGAAGAAGTTCTGTAAGTGGTGTGGAAAGCACACCAAGCATAGGGAGACGAGATGA
- the secE gene encoding preprotein translocase subunit SecE — protein MKKKLGFIRKISTFFREVKAEMKKVIWPSREEITKYTAVVLFMIAFLGAFITIVDQFVAFITKKLLGW, from the coding sequence GTGAAAAAGAAGCTGGGGTTTATCAGAAAAATCTCCACCTTCTTCAGAGAGGTAAAGGCGGAGATGAAGAAGGTTATATGGCCCTCCAGGGAGGAGATTACCAAATACACGGCGGTAGTGCTCTTTATGATTGCTTTTTTAGGGGCGTTTATAACCATAGTCGACCAGTTCGTTGCGTTCATAACGAAGAAATTATTGGGTTGGTGA
- the rplK gene encoding 50S ribosomal protein L11, whose protein sequence is MAKKVVAIVKLQLPAGKATPAPPVGPSLGQYNVNIMEFVKRYNEATANMVGQIIPVEVTIYADRSFTITLKTPPAAALLKEAARIEKGSGTPSREVVGTVTRADIRRIAEIKMKDLNASDIEAAMRIIEGTARSMGIQVVD, encoded by the coding sequence ATGGCGAAGAAAGTGGTTGCTATAGTGAAATTGCAGTTGCCTGCCGGCAAAGCTACACCTGCTCCCCCAGTGGGACCTTCTCTTGGTCAATATAATGTGAACATAATGGAGTTCGTGAAGAGGTATAATGAGGCAACCGCGAATATGGTTGGTCAAATCATACCCGTTGAGGTCACAATATACGCTGACCGCTCCTTCACGATAACCCTTAAGACCCCTCCTGCAGCTGCTCTCTTAAAAGAGGCTGCCCGCATTGAAAAAGGCTCCGGGACTCCTAGCCGTGAAGTGGTAGGCACCGTCACGAGGGCTGATATTCGCAGGATAGCGGAGATAAAGATGAAGGATTTGAATGCAAGCGATATTGAAGCCGCTATGAGGATAATTGAGGGAACAGCCCGTAGTATGGGAATACAAGTAGTTGATTAA
- the nusG gene encoding transcription termination/antitermination factor NusG: MERQWYVIRTATGKEEKVKAALENRVEALGLQDKIVEVLVPIEKELRPVKGRKQIVKRKVFPGYILVNMVMDNETWNIIRSTPGVRGFVSAGSEPLILSEEEVEKIKESISREKPRLSIGKGEMVRVTSGPFFEMTGRVEEVNAEKGKVRVLLNIFGRETPVELDFSQIEKY; encoded by the coding sequence TTGGAAAGGCAATGGTATGTCATAAGAACTGCTACCGGTAAGGAGGAAAAGGTAAAGGCGGCTTTGGAGAATAGGGTAGAAGCTCTTGGGCTGCAGGATAAGATAGTTGAGGTATTGGTTCCTATAGAGAAGGAGTTACGTCCCGTTAAAGGTAGGAAGCAAATTGTTAAAAGGAAGGTATTCCCCGGCTATATTCTTGTGAATATGGTTATGGATAATGAGACTTGGAACATCATTCGTTCAACTCCTGGGGTGAGGGGATTTGTTTCCGCTGGTTCCGAACCCCTGATTCTTTCCGAAGAGGAAGTGGAGAAGATAAAGGAGAGCATATCAAGGGAGAAGCCTCGCCTATCCATTGGCAAAGGGGAGATGGTGAGGGTTACATCGGGTCCATTCTTTGAGATGACGGGCAGAGTTGAGGAAGTGAATGCAGAGAAAGGGAAAGTAAGAGTTCTTTTGAATATATTCGGAAGGGAGACGCCCGTTGAACTGGATTTCTCCCAGATAGAGAAATACTAA